The Anaeromyxobacter sp. Fw109-5 genomic interval CGCGGTGGCCGCCTGACGCGGCAGGGCTTCGCGAAGCTGCTCGGGCGGCACGCGCGCGCGGCCGGCATCCGGCGACGGATCTCGCCGCACAAGCTCCGGCACTCGTTCGCGACCCACCTCCTCGAGGGCGGGGCGGATCTGCGCGCCGTGCAGGCGATGCTGGGCCACGCCGACGTGTCCACGACGCAGATCTACACGCACGTGGATCGCAGCCACGTGCGGCGGCTGTACGACCGGTTCCATCCCCGCGCGTGAGCGCCGGGGGGCTCCAGGCTCCGGGCAGCGGGACGGCCCGCCCCGTACCTCCCGGGAGCCCTCGGACCGAGGCCCGAAGCCTCCTCCGTCCGCCCGATCGTGCGCGAGCGAGCGACCGTCGTCCGCGTTGACCGGTCCCCCCCGTGCTGCTAAAGAACCCCCTTTCCCTGCGAGGACTTAGTGGGTCTCCTGTCCGATCCAGCGGGCGCGGTGATGAACCTCATCGTGCTCCTGCTCTCCCTGACCTTTCACGAGTTCTTCCATGCCTGGTCGGCCTGGAAGCTCGGGGACGACACCGCGGCGCGCCTCGGCCGGCTCACCCTGAACCCCGTCCCGCACATCGATCCCATCGGGACCCTGCTCTTGCCGCTCCTCGGGGCTCCCATCGGATGGGCCAAGCCCGTGCCCGTGAACCCGGCGCGGTTCCGGCGAGACGTGCGGCAGTCCACCGGCGACATCCTGGTCAGCGCGGCGGGACCGCTCTCGAACCTGCTCCTCGGCACGATCGCCGCGATACTGCTCGGGATCCTGCTGCGCCTCGCGCCCGAGGCCGTCGGGCCGGGCGAGGCGGGCCGAGCGCTGCTCGTCCGCTTCATGATCGTCAACACCGGGCTCGCCATCTTCAACCTGCTCCCGGTGCCACCCCTCGACGGCAGCCACGTGGCCGAGAACCTCATGCCCCTCCGGCTGAGGCCGGCGTGGGAGCAGTTCGCCCGCTTCTCGCCCTTCGTCCTCGTGGCGCTGATCGTGTTCGGCCGCGGCATCATCTACCCGCCGATCATGTTCGTGTTCGGCCTCCTCCAGCAGCTGACCCTCTCCATCGCCACCTAGAGCTCGATGCCCGAACAGCGCCCCATCGTCGTCAGCGGCATGCGGCCCACCGGCCGCCTCCACCTCGGCCACCTCCACGGCGCGCTCGCCAACTGGGTGCGGCTCCAGGGGGAGAACGACTGCTACTTCTTCAGCGCCGACTGGCACGCGCTCACGACGAGCTATCACGACCCCGCCGTCATCAAGCAGGCCGAGCGCGAGATGTTCGTGGACTTCATCGCCGCCGGCGTCGACCCGCAGAAGGTCACGCTCTTCGTGCAGAGCGAGGTGAAGGAGCACGCCGAGCTCTACCTGCTCCTCGGGATGATCACCCCGCTCGGCTGGCTCGAGCGCTCGCCCTCCTACAAGGAGATGCGCGAGAACATCACGGATCGCGACCTCGCCCTGTACGGCTTCCTCGGCTACCCGGTCCTCATGACCGCGGACATCATCATGTACAAGGCGACCCGCGTGCCGGTGGGCGTGGACCAGGTCCCGCACCTCGAGCTCTCGCGCGAGATCGCCCGCAAGTTCAACCACCACTACGGACCGGTGTTCCCCGAGCCGCAGCCGCTCCTCACCGCCGCGCCGAAGATCCTCGGCACCGACGGGCGGAAGATGTCGAAGAGCTACGGCAACACCATCGACCTCGGCGAGAGCGCCGAGTCCACGACGAAGAAGGTCATGGGGATGGTGACGGACCCGGCCCGCAAGCGGCGCCAGGATCCGGGCAACCCGGAGGTCTGCGGGATCTTCTACCTGCACAAGGTGTCGAGCGCTCCCGAGACCATCGCGTGGGTGGACGAGAACTGCCGCACGGCCGGCATCGGCTGCGTGGACTGCAAGAAGAAGCTGCTCGAGAAGCTCCTGCCCGCGCAGGAGCGGATGCGGGAGCGGCGCGAGGCGCTGCTCGCGCGGCCGGGGGACGTCGACGCGCTCGTTCAGCTCGGGACCGCCAAGGCCCGCGCGGTGGCGTCCCGCACCATGGACGAGGTCCGCGGGGCGATGAAGCTGAAGCTCGCCTGAGGCGCACGGGGGCGTCCCTTCTCGATGGCCAGGCGACACCCGGAGAGCGATGCGGTCGCCGGCGCCGAGCAGGCGGCGCAGGAGGCCTCCGCGCGCGCCGCCGCGGAGGCGTTCCGCGTCACGCTCCCGCCGCTGCGGGCCGGCGAGCCGCCGTTCGAGGGTCCCCTCGACCTCATCCTGCACCTCGTGAAGGAGCACGAGGTCGACCTGTTCGACATCCCCATCGCGCGGATCACCGAGAGCTACCTCGCGACGCTCGAGGCGATGCGGGAGCTGGACATCGACATCGCCGGCGAGTTCCTCCACATGGCGGCGCAGCTCATGCTGATGAAGTCGAAGCTGCTGCTGCCGCGGACGGAGGTCGCGGAGGACGCGCCGGGCGCCGACGAGTCCGGCGTCGATCCGCGCGCCGAGCTGGTGCGGCGGCTGCTCGAGTACCAGAAGTACAAGGCCGCCGCGGAGGAGCTCGGAGAGCGCGACATCCTGGACCGCACGGTGTTCGCCCGGAAGGCGCGGGTCGAGCGGCCGGTCGCGGCCGAGGGGCCCGAGGGGCTCGCCGACGTCTCGGTGTTCAAGCTGATCGAGGCGCTCGACCGGGCGCTGAAGCACGCGCGCCCCGAGCACACGCACGAGGTCGTCACCGACCGCCTCTCCATCAGCGACGCGATCGCGCGGGTGGCGGACGTGCTACGGCTCTCGCGCAGGGCCACGTTCGAGGAGCTCCTCTCCGGGCCGGCCGAGCACCGGCACACGCGCGCCGACGTGATCGCGACGTTCCTCGCCATCCTGGAGATGGCGAAGCTGAAGCTGGTGCGGATCTTCCAGGCCTCGCTCGACGAGGCGGGCCCCGGCGCGGAGATCCTCGTCGAGGCGAAGGACACCCTCGGGGACGACGTGCCCGCCGCCGGCGGGGAGGACTATCGATGACGGTGGAGCTCGACGACCCGAACACCCCCGCCGAAGGCGCGCCCGAGGAGCGGCCCGAGGCGGCGGAGCCCCCCGCCACGCAGGCGGAGCCCGCCCAGGAGCGGCCGGCGTCCTCGAGGCCGAGCGGCGTCTCGGACGCCGAGCTCCGCGCGATGCAGGCCGCCGAGGAGGCGAAGGCGGGCGATCCGGAGCTCGAGGAGGTCGAGTCCGCCGCCATCGACGCGCCCGGCTCGGACGAGGAGAAGGAAGAGCCGTTCGAGAAGCTCGCGGCGGCCGCGAAGCGGCTCAGCGCGGAGCGCGTGCGGACCATCATGGAGACGCTGCTGTTCCTGGCGGAGCGTCCGCTCACCTCGGAGGAGCTGCGCCAGGCCACCGGCGTCGACCTCGAGCGGATCGAGAAGGCCCTCGACAAGCTGTCGGGCCACTACCGGGAGGGCGTCTGCGGGATCGTGCTGCACGAGGTGGCCGGTGGGTGGCAGCTCCGCAGCTCGCCCGACAACGCCGCCTTCTCCCGCCGCTGGCTCAAGGTGAAGCCGCAGCGGCTCACCCGCGCCGCGCTGGAGACGCTCGCGATCATCGCCTACCGCCAGCCCGTCACGCGGCCGGAGATCGAGGAGATCCGCGGGGTGGACTGCGGCGCCGTGGTGAAGGCGCTCCTCGAGCGCAAGCTCATCAAGATCCTCGGCAAGAAGGAGGAGCCGGGCCGGCCCATGCTGTACGGCACGACCCGCGAGTTCCTCGAGTTCTTCGCGCTCAAGGACCTCGCCTCCCTCCCGACGCTGCGCGAGTTCCACGAGCTCTCCGAGGAGCACCGCGACATCGTGGAGAAGCAGCCGGAGACGCAGGACGGCGGCATCTCCGGCATCGTGGCCGACCTCGCGGACGAGAAGCTGCGCGCGGATCTGGAGGCGAAGCGCGCCGAGAGCGACGCCGCCCTCGAGGAGCTGGAGCGCGCGATGGAGGCGGCCGACGAGAAGGCGCGCGTGGCCCAGGCTGCGCTCGACGACAAGAAGAAGGACGAGGCGGCGGACGAGCCGCCGGGGACGGGCGGCTAGTGGCGGGCGACGAGAAGGGTGGGCCGGACGGCGTCCGCCTGCAGAAGTACCTGGCGGAGGCCGGCGTCGCCTCGCGCCGCAAGGCGGAGGAGCTCATCCTCGCCGGGCGGGTGAAGGTGAACGCGCGCGCGGTCACGGTGCTCGGCTCGAAGGTCGACCCGGCGCGCGACCTCGTCACGGTGGACGGGCGCCTCGTCTCGCGCAGCGAGACGCGGAGCTATTACCTGCTGTACAAGCCGCCGGGGTGCGTCACGACCGCGTCCGACCCCGAGGGCCGCCCCACCGCGCTCGAGTACCTGCGCGGCGTGAAGGAGCGGGTCTTCTCCGTCGGCCGGCTCGACTTCGACGCCGAGGGCGCGGTGCTGTTCACCGACGACGGCGAGCTCGCGAACCGGCTCGCCCACCCTCGCTACGGTCACCGTCGCACCTACCTCGTGAAGGTGCGAGGCGAGCCGCCGCCGGCCGCCCTCGAGCGGCTGGTCGCGGGGGTGCGGCTCGAGGACGGCCCCGCGCGCGCGCTCGAGGCGGTGCCGCACGAGCGCGCCGAGCGGAACGTCTGGATCCGGGTGGTCGTCGGGGAGGGGCGCTTCCACCTCGTGAAGCGGCTCTGCGAGGCGGTCGGGCTCCAGGTCCAGCGGCTCTACCGGCCCGAGTTCGGCGGCATCACGGTGGAGGGGCTGCGGCCCGGGCAGTTCCGCCCCCTCGCCCCGGTGGAGGTGCGGGCCCTCAAGACCGCCGTGGGGCTGGCCGGCGGTGCGCCCGCGGTCGCGCCGCGGGAGCTCCCGCGCGCCGCGCGGCGGCACGGCCACGGCCCGCCCGCGCCGCCGGAGCTCGCGCCGGCGCGTCGCGAGGGCGAGCGCGGCGAGCCTGGGCGCCGGGAAGGCAAGGAGCTCCCACCGCGCGGAGAACCGCGCGTGCGCGGGCGCGGCGAGGACGCCGGGAGAGGGCCGCGCGGAGAGCAGCGGCAGCGCGGGCGCGGCGAGGACGCCGGGAGAGGGCCGCGCGGAGGTGCCGGCGGTGCTCGGCGCCCGCCGCGGGGCGGTGGCGACCGGCGCGGTCGCTGACGCGGCTCGCAGGTCGTCCTGCTCCTTGCGCGTCCCCCGGGTCCTGGCGGAGCATGCCCGGTCATGTTCCCGCGCCGCTCCCTGGTCCTCGCCGCTTCGCTGATCGCCATGGCCTGCCGGCGCGGGGAGCTCGACGCACCCGAGCCGGAGCGGCGCGCCGCCGCGGTCCGCTCGGCGGGGAGGAGCGGAGAGCTCCCGGTCCTGCTCGTCGCCCAGCGCGACCCGAGCGCCCTCGTCCGGCGCGCCGCGGCCGAGGCGTTCGCGGCGCGCGGCGGTCCAGGAGCGACCGAGGCGCTCGGGGCGCTGCTGCTCGACGCCGACGCCGAGGTCGCCGCGACGGCGGCGCGGGGCCTCGCCGCGCTCGGGACCGACGGGACGGCGCGCGAGGATCTCGTCCGGGCCTACGGCGCCGCGCGACCCGCGACGCGCGCGGCCATCGCCGACGCCCTCGACGCCCTCGGCGTCTCGCTGCGCGAGGCCGTCGAGGCGGAGGCCCGCGCCCTGTGGGAGCGGAACGTGGCGGCGCTCGCCGCCGACGCCGGCCCCTCGCGCGCCGGCGCCGCTGAGGAGATCGGGGCGAGCGCCCGCGCCGAGGCGGTGCAGCGGCTCCTGCCGCTCGTGGACACCAATCGCAACCCCGAACCCGCGCTCGCCGCCGCCGCGTCGCGCGGCCTCGCGGAGGCGGGAGACTGGAAGGCGCGACCGTTCCTCGAGGCGCTCCTCGAGGAGGGGGACGTGCCCACCGTCGAGGCCGCGGCGGCGGCGCTCGCGCGCCTCGGCGATCCGGCCGCCGCCGCTCCGCTCGCGCGGCTCGCCGCGGACGGGCCCGGCCGGATCGCCTCGGCCGCCGCGGACGCGCTCGCCGCGCTCCCCGCCGCGCCGGAGGTCGGCGCGGCACTCTGCGGCGTCGCCCTCCGCACGCGCGACCCGTCCATCGCGGCGCTCGTCGCCCGGGCGGCGGCGGCGCACGAGGCGAGCTGTCCGGAGCGTCAGCTGGTCGCGCGGCTCGGCCGCAGCGCCGCCGCGCCGATCTCCGCGCTGGCCGAGCTCGCCCCGCCCTCGTCCCAGACCGCCGCGCGCGTCGCAGCCCTGCTGGACCCCGGCAGGGCCGATGCCCCGACCCGCGCGGCCGCGGCGCGCTTCCTCGCGAGGACCGGCCAGGCCGCCTCCGGCGCCGCCGTGGCGCGGCGCGCGGCCGCGCTCGCCGCCCGCGCGAGCGGCGGCGCGGAGGGCGGGCTCGCGCCGGAGGAGGCGGAGGAGCTCGGCGCGCTGCTCGCCGCGGCGGGGCGGCTCCGCGCCGACGGGGCCGAGGCGCTCCTCGGCCCCGGGCTCGCCGATCCGCGCCCGGCCGTGCGGGTGGGCGCCGTCGAGGGGCTCTCGCAGCTGGGCGCGCCCGGCGCGGTCGCGCGCGTGGCGGCGGCGCTCGCCGACCCCGAGCTGCGGGTGCGCCTCGCCGCGGCGGAGGCGCTCGGACGCCAGGGCACGCGCGGCGCCGCGGCCCTCGCGAAGGCGTGCGGCGCGCCGCGCTCGCGGGAGCCGGAGTGGAGCGCCGCGCTCGCGCGCGCCCTCGGGGAGGCGGGCAGCGCAGAGGCCGTGCCCGCGCTGACCGCGCTCCTCGAAGGAGAATCCGCGGGGATCGCGGCGGCGGCGCTGGCGAGGACGGGCGCGCCCGGCGCGTCCGCGCCGCTCGCGGCCTACCTGGCCCGTCCCGACGCGCCGGCGCGCGCCGGGGCGATCGAGGCCCTCGCCGCGCTCGGGGCGCGGGACGCGGCGCCGGTGGTGGCCGCGCAGCTCACGCACGACCTGCCGGAGGTCCGCGCGGCGGCGGCGCGCGCGCTCGGGAAGATGCGGTACGAGCCCGCCTCGGCGCGGCTCGAGGCGCTGCGGAGCGACTACTACGGGCGGGTTCGCCGGGCCGCGGTGGAGGCGCTCGCGAAGCTGCCGGCCGGCGCGCCCCGGCCGCGGCCCTAGGGCGCCGGCGCCGGCGGAGGGGCCATCGTCGTCGGCAGCACGGTCACCTGCTGCCCGAAGCGCGAGCGGAGCGCGGCGCCGAACGTGATGAGCGCCCCGGCCACCCAGGCGAGCGCGCCGAGCAGCGGGATCTCGGTCACGAGCACGACGATCGCGGTGCCGACGGCGAGCTGCACGACCCACGCGCCCCGCTGGACGCGCAGCGGCAGCGATCGCCCCACGTGGAAGGCGAGGGCGGTGAACCCGAGCACCCCGGCGGCCAGCACGAGCAGGGCGACGACCGCGACGAGCGGGATGCCGATGACCGTCACGACGAGGAGGAGCACGAGCAGCGGGGTCACGACGATGCCGAGCAGGCCCGTGAAGATCGACCTCCACGGACTCGCGATCATCGCCCCCGCGACCGAGTCCACCCGCCGGGGGAAGAGCGCGACGACGAGGAGGCCGAGCGCGAAGAACAGCGCGAACTTCGCGAGCGCCTGCCCGATGGCCCAGAGGGCCGAGTCGCCCCCTCCGAAGAGCAGGCTCGAGCCGAACAGGCCGGCGAGGCCGCCGAGCCCCGGGACCCCGACGCTGGTCTGCTCGCCGCCGATGGCGGCGTGCGGATCGGGCTTCACGCTCCCGCCCACGGCGGTGGCGTTCTGCTCGATCACGGCGCCCGGCCCCACCTCCACGCTCCCCATCACGGCGGTCACCTCGCGCGCGCTGGCGCCGCCCTCCAGCTTGACGCTGCCGAGCACCGCCACGACGTCCCGCGCGACCGCGCCCGGCTCGAGCCGCACGTTGCCGCGGAGGGCCACCACGTCGCGAGCCACCTCGCCCGAGCGGATCGTCACGTCGCCGTTGACGACCCGGTCGCGCGAGTCGGAGCCCGTCTCGGGGCCGTCGCGCCACTCCTCGGCGTCCCGCATCGCGCGCTCGGCGTCGCGCAGGGCGCGCTGCGCGTGCCGGCGTGCCTCCTCGCCGACGCCTGCGAACCCGTCGAACGGCGACTGGCGCACGGTCACCACGCCGCCCTGGAGCTCCGCGGTGAGGCCGGCCTGATCGAGCACCGCGCGCAGCGCGTCCTCGACGGCGATCGCGTTGAACACCCCGGACACCTGGCCGCGCACGCCGGGCGGGATGACGATGGAGAGGCCCCCCGCGGCCGCGATCTGTCGGAGCGCGTCGTCGACGTCCGTGCCCTCGAACTCGCCGGTGAACCGCTTGCCGCTCGGCTTCCCGAAGCCGGCGAGGGTGGGCCGCCGCTCGACGGGGAGGGTCGAGGGGGAGACGACCACCGTGTCGCGGCGGCGCGACGCCTCGAGGCGGGTGCCCCTCAGGGCGGCGCGCATCGCCTCCTCGACCGGCACGTCGCGGAGCTTCAGGACGAGCTGGATGTTCCCGGTCCTGCCGGTGTTGAGGACGAGGTTCCATCCTGCGGCGTCGGCGATCTGCTCGAGGGCGTCGTCGAGCGAGACGGTGTCCGCGAGCGTGACCCGCTTGCCGGAGGGCTCCGCCGGCCAGTCGCCGACGAGCGGATCGAGCTCGCCCGGGGGCGGCGGCGGCGGGGGGAGCGGCGTGGGCACGGGGCTCCCCGCCGCGCGAGGGCCGGGCGCAGGCGGGGAGGGCCGCGGCGGCGGCGGCGGCGACTCCGCGCCGGGGCGGGTCGCCTGCGCGAGCTGACGGGGCGGCGCCTCGAGCGAGGGCTGGAACACGAGGGCGGCGAGGAGGAGCGCGAGCATGGAGTCTCCGTCAGGCGGCTTCGACGCGCGCCTCGGGCGCGGGCATGAGGCGCGCGAGCGCGACGAGCAGCGGGATCGCGAGGGCGGCCCCGGCGAGGATGATCTGCAGCCGGAACGCGCCGACGAGCGCCGGGACGAACCCGGCGCCGATGCGGATCGCGCGGGCGGCGTCGCCGAAGCGGTCCGCCACCGCCGAGACCGCGGGCGCCCACGGGCCGGCCCCGGCCGCCACGAAGGCGACGACGGTGGCGAGGGCCACGCCCGCGAGGATGCCGAGCGCCCAGTTGCGCTCCCGGGCGGCGGCGCGCTCGTGCGCGTCGATGCGCGTGAAGACGCCGGCGGTGAAGTCATCCGGGAGCGGCGGGAGCTCGAGGTCCTCGAGCGCCACCGCGAGCATGCGGTACGACTCCACGGCGGCCTGGCACGCGCCGCACCCCGCCAGGTGCCGCTCGACCGCGGCGGTCTCCGCGTCCAGGAGCGCGCCGTCGACGACCCGCTGGGCCTGCGCGTCGGTGAGGTGTCCGTCGAACGTGTTCATCGCGTGACCTCCGCGCCGGGCTCGGCGAGCGCCGTCTTGAGCCGGGCGCGCGCGCGGTGGAGCCAGGTCATTACGGTGCCGATGGGGACGTCCAGCGTCGCGGCGATCTCCTTGTAGGAGAGGTGCTCGACGTGGAAGAGGTGCACGACCTCGCGATAGTTCTGGGGCAGCGCCGCCACCGCGGCCTCGAGCGCGCCCGCGAGCTGGCGGCGCTCCAGCG includes:
- a CDS encoding ScpA family protein, with protein sequence MARRHPESDAVAGAEQAAQEASARAAAEAFRVTLPPLRAGEPPFEGPLDLILHLVKEHEVDLFDIPIARITESYLATLEAMRELDIDIAGEFLHMAAQLMLMKSKLLLPRTEVAEDAPGADESGVDPRAELVRRLLEYQKYKAAAEELGERDILDRTVFARKARVERPVAAEGPEGLADVSVFKLIEALDRALKHARPEHTHEVVTDRLSISDAIARVADVLRLSRRATFEELLSGPAEHRHTRADVIATFLAILEMAKLKLVRIFQASLDEAGPGAEILVEAKDTLGDDVPAAGGEDYR
- a CDS encoding anti-sigma factor; the encoded protein is MNTFDGHLTDAQAQRVVDGALLDAETAAVERHLAGCGACQAAVESYRMLAVALEDLELPPLPDDFTAGVFTRIDAHERAAARERNWALGILAGVALATVVAFVAAGAGPWAPAVSAVADRFGDAARAIRIGAGFVPALVGAFRLQIILAGAALAIPLLVALARLMPAPEARVEAA
- the scpB gene encoding SMC-Scp complex subunit ScpB: MTVELDDPNTPAEGAPEERPEAAEPPATQAEPAQERPASSRPSGVSDAELRAMQAAEEAKAGDPELEEVESAAIDAPGSDEEKEEPFEKLAAAAKRLSAERVRTIMETLLFLAERPLTSEELRQATGVDLERIEKALDKLSGHYREGVCGIVLHEVAGGWQLRSSPDNAAFSRRWLKVKPQRLTRAALETLAIIAYRQPVTRPEIEEIRGVDCGAVVKALLERKLIKILGKKEEPGRPMLYGTTREFLEFFALKDLASLPTLREFHELSEEHRDIVEKQPETQDGGISGIVADLADEKLRADLEAKRAESDAALEELERAMEAADEKARVAQAALDDKKKDEAADEPPGTGG
- a CDS encoding STN domain-containing protein produces the protein MLALLLAALVFQPSLEAPPRQLAQATRPGAESPPPPPRPSPPAPGPRAAGSPVPTPLPPPPPPPGELDPLVGDWPAEPSGKRVTLADTVSLDDALEQIADAAGWNLVLNTGRTGNIQLVLKLRDVPVEEAMRAALRGTRLEASRRRDTVVVSPSTLPVERRPTLAGFGKPSGKRFTGEFEGTDVDDALRQIAAAGGLSIVIPPGVRGQVSGVFNAIAVEDALRAVLDQAGLTAELQGGVVTVRQSPFDGFAGVGEEARRHAQRALRDAERAMRDAEEWRDGPETGSDSRDRVVNGDVTIRSGEVARDVVALRGNVRLEPGAVARDVVAVLGSVKLEGGASAREVTAVMGSVEVGPGAVIEQNATAVGGSVKPDPHAAIGGEQTSVGVPGLGGLAGLFGSSLLFGGGDSALWAIGQALAKFALFFALGLLVVALFPRRVDSVAGAMIASPWRSIFTGLLGIVVTPLLVLLLVVTVIGIPLVAVVALLVLAAGVLGFTALAFHVGRSLPLRVQRGAWVVQLAVGTAIVVLVTEIPLLGALAWVAGALITFGAALRSRFGQQVTVLPTTMAPPPAPAP
- a CDS encoding pseudouridine synthase, whose product is MAGDEKGGPDGVRLQKYLAEAGVASRRKAEELILAGRVKVNARAVTVLGSKVDPARDLVTVDGRLVSRSETRSYYLLYKPPGCVTTASDPEGRPTALEYLRGVKERVFSVGRLDFDAEGAVLFTDDGELANRLAHPRYGHRRTYLVKVRGEPPPAALERLVAGVRLEDGPARALEAVPHERAERNVWIRVVVGEGRFHLVKRLCEAVGLQVQRLYRPEFGGITVEGLRPGQFRPLAPVEVRALKTAVGLAGGAPAVAPRELPRAARRHGHGPPAPPELAPARREGERGEPGRREGKELPPRGEPRVRGRGEDAGRGPRGEQRQRGRGEDAGRGPRGGAGGARRPPRGGGDRRGR
- the trpS gene encoding tryptophan--tRNA ligase, giving the protein MPEQRPIVVSGMRPTGRLHLGHLHGALANWVRLQGENDCYFFSADWHALTTSYHDPAVIKQAEREMFVDFIAAGVDPQKVTLFVQSEVKEHAELYLLLGMITPLGWLERSPSYKEMRENITDRDLALYGFLGYPVLMTADIIMYKATRVPVGVDQVPHLELSREIARKFNHHYGPVFPEPQPLLTAAPKILGTDGRKMSKSYGNTIDLGESAESTTKKVMGMVTDPARKRRQDPGNPEVCGIFYLHKVSSAPETIAWVDENCRTAGIGCVDCKKKLLEKLLPAQERMRERREALLARPGDVDALVQLGTAKARAVASRTMDEVRGAMKLKLA
- a CDS encoding site-2 protease family protein → MGLLSDPAGAVMNLIVLLLSLTFHEFFHAWSAWKLGDDTAARLGRLTLNPVPHIDPIGTLLLPLLGAPIGWAKPVPVNPARFRRDVRQSTGDILVSAAGPLSNLLLGTIAAILLGILLRLAPEAVGPGEAGRALLVRFMIVNTGLAIFNLLPVPPLDGSHVAENLMPLRLRPAWEQFARFSPFVLVALIVFGRGIIYPPIMFVFGLLQQLTLSIAT
- a CDS encoding HEAT repeat domain-containing protein — encoded protein: MFPRRSLVLAASLIAMACRRGELDAPEPERRAAAVRSAGRSGELPVLLVAQRDPSALVRRAAAEAFAARGGPGATEALGALLLDADAEVAATAARGLAALGTDGTAREDLVRAYGAARPATRAAIADALDALGVSLREAVEAEARALWERNVAALAADAGPSRAGAAEEIGASARAEAVQRLLPLVDTNRNPEPALAAAASRGLAEAGDWKARPFLEALLEEGDVPTVEAAAAALARLGDPAAAAPLARLAADGPGRIASAAADALAALPAAPEVGAALCGVALRTRDPSIAALVARAAAAHEASCPERQLVARLGRSAAAPISALAELAPPSSQTAARVAALLDPGRADAPTRAAAARFLARTGQAASGAAVARRAAALAARASGGAEGGLAPEEAEELGALLAAAGRLRADGAEALLGPGLADPRPAVRVGAVEGLSQLGAPGAVARVAAALADPELRVRLAAAEALGRQGTRGAAALAKACGAPRSREPEWSAALARALGEAGSAEAVPALTALLEGESAGIAAAALARTGAPGASAPLAAYLARPDAPARAGAIEALAALGARDAAPVVAAQLTHDLPEVRAAAARALGKMRYEPASARLEALRSDYYGRVRRAAVEALAKLPAGAPRPRP